Proteins encoded together in one Porites lutea chromosome 2, jaPorLute2.1, whole genome shotgun sequence window:
- the LOC140928589 gene encoding uncharacterized protein isoform X1, translating to MEDRHPKKQVNTLGKQIRKSASNIFQKWRKKPKTSAEGQSGGVGQAGTSTSFDAGSEQKVESVISDDHGTSAGASCLDHGASNVVQGASNNHGAGGEVSGAVGGVSHDQGASNAVQGADSGAGGEVSNASNEVHYDQGASASAVYKGSKNSGAIGSGASDSGKEVPHDKEFTNVKTSTLEDLRSKLADLYKRTAKVPTSVWSSVCQVELDQIYTRLSLVKKEKIPTGTLQSNLTDYSELFTSNKKGIVPKRILVQGETGIGKSTFVKKVALDWAKLVDDKDVVNEEMAALSKGRGGKKPSRKDHVGVSQAESSEARKHDDSSECHIDALKKFQLVITVPLKYVSKCQSFSDVLSCSRLIPKDEESLIDDLFTYVCNNQEKVLLVFDGYDEYRTGSVAEAQFGPRSTSPICEIFHRNELRDCTVLVTTRSSRADELQESADKHAKITGFYGGDQFAFMKRMLGSNSQVSELNRFLWEKSLFYLARVPLLNLFFCLLFRQDKEKMMELGKRKTPLYRAIIRYILQYSNKRLSPAKVYKVKEEDYQEILTEIGKVALESLLKGSQVFEYGQLSEKVRGEESVMVGLLQLSENEASLEPTEIVSFIHKSIQEYLAAWFIANRCVPQGNLGVIEKHAATLEDCRSIANVLQFVCGLSTEGAVKVLTHLSTVRANDSSLDFSKLMPVDERETDLPWAGFTLRHSQFNDLVRDCFQEVSLAPDLIEHVFGCTGGIIVQETPVDRGLVLKPEVLTQQVTHSWAFYFINCLSERRRSLLSSATANSVENLYQSAQFLDLLHIPLRMVRNSKELKLGDFLTKFRLCSCTRCTFASVLCCTDGKMMVYITDLDLMCDKHTRMFTEAAAVVCDQSVSAKMCSSQPCLKFLTSLSCIFDGNRELPKELGVMLRNCKHLQGIRFGGDGDYAVYFLEKLALPGKLCLTINVNGDGSISWGSVNDFPCFPYTAPRPEESLCLIAGLLCTYSFETAMAIISSISPERLGEVSLRNVNLTTSAAATLGKSLSKMTYLRRLQLRGQRYRHGCSFLKLNTLFEGFNNVRCLEELYLSDFCVVDSFAPLTEKFRFFADLKMLVLEDVNLDGDGLCLLLEGSRFLPNLQHLDLSHNPLGRAVRAIASYLDKLPELRELLIHNRSRDGSEDLKYVWKAAKELRPEISVKWEMMMLDYVD from the exons ATGGAAGATCGTCACCCTAAGAAGCAAGTAAACACTCTTGGGAAGCAAATAAGAAAAAGTGCATCAAACATCTTCCAAAAATGGagaaagaaaccaaaaacatCAG CTGAAGGTCAATCTGGAGGAGTTGGGCAAGCTGGCACAAGCACAAGTTTTGATGCTG GTTCTGAGCAGAAAGTAGAGAGTGTTATTTCTGATGATCATGGAACATCAGCTGGTGCAAGCTGCCTTGATCACG gtGCATCTAATGTTGTGCAAGGTGCAAGCAATAATCATGGTGCTGGGGGTGAAGTTTCAGGTGCAGTTGGAGGGGTTTCTCATGATCAAG GTGCATCTAATGCTGTGCAAGGTGCTGATTCTGGTGCTGGGGGTGAGGTTTCAAATGCAAGCAATGAAGTTCATTATGACCAAG GTGCCTCAGCTAGTGCTGTGTACAAGGGAAGTAAAAATAGTGGTGCCATAGGGAGTGGAGCTTCAGATTCAGGAAAAGAAGTTCCCCATGATAAAG AATTTACTAACGTGAAAACATCTACCTTGGAAGACTTGCGTAGCAAGCTTGCTGATCTCTACAAACGCACAGCCAAGGTACCCACGTCAGTTTGGTCTTCGGTCTGTCAGGTGGAACTTGACCAGATCTACACTCGATTGTCAttggtgaaaaaagaaaaaattccaaCTGGAACATTGCAGTCAAACCTGACAGATTATAGTGAGCTATTCACATCAAACAAGAAAGGTATTGTGCCTAAGAGAATTCTTGTGCAAGGGGAAACGGGAATTGGAAAGAGCACATTTGTTAAAAAGGTAGCGTTGGATTGGGCTAAACTCGTTGACGATAAGGACGTTGTAAACGAAGAAATGGCTGCTTTAAGCAAGGGCCGAGGGGGTAAGAAGCCATCACGTAAAGATCACGTGGGCGTTAGCCAGGCCGAGAGCAGCGAAGCAAGAAAACATGATGACAGCAGTGAGTGTCATATTGATGCGCTAAAGAAGTTCCAACTTGTTATTACTGTTCCTTTGAAATATGTGTCTAAATGCCAAAGTTTCAGCGACGTTTtaagctgttctcgtcttattCCAAAAGACGAAGAATCTTTAATAGATGATTTGTTTACGTACGTTTGTAACAACCAAGAGAAAGTTCTTCTGGTGTTTGATGGCTACGACGAGTATCGCACTGGAAGCGTAGCAGAAGCCCAATTTGGACCAAGAAGCACTTCTCCTATTTGTGAGATTTTCCACCGAAATGAGCTTAGAGACTGTACTGTCTTAGTAACCACGAGATCTTCGAGAGCTGATGAACTGCAAGAATCTGCCGATAAACACGCTAAGATCACAGGATTTTATGGAGGAGATCAATTTGCTTTTATGAAGAGGATGCTAGGTAGCAACAGCCAGGTATCTGAGCTAAACAGGTTCCTGTGGGAAAAGAGCCTGTTTTACCTTGCAAGAGTACCACTTCTGAATCTCTTTTTCTGCTTGTTGTTCAGGCAAGATAAGGAGAAAATGATGGAACTTGGCAAGAGAAAAACTCCATTATATCGAGCTATTATCCGATACATCTTGCAGTACAGCAACAAGAGACTTTCCCCTGCTAAAGTCTACAAAGTAAAAGAGGAAGATTATCAAGAAATCCTTACTGAAATAGGAAAGGTGGCGTTGGAAAGTCTTCTGAAGGGTAGTCAGGTGTTTGAATATGGTCAGCTGTCTGAGAAAGTACGTGGTGAAGAAAGTGTTATGGTGGGCCTCTTACAATTATCTGAGAACGAAGCAAGTTTGGAACCAACGGAGATAGTGTCCTTTATACACAAATCAATTCAAGAGTATTTAGCAGCCTGGTTTATCGCTAACAGATGTGTTCCCCAGGGTAATCTTGGTGTAATTGAAAAGCATGCCGCCACTTTGGAGGACTGTCGGTCAATTGCAAATGTTTTGCAGTTCGTGTGCGGTTTGTCCACGGAAGGAGCTGTAAAGGTGCTAACGCATTTATCTACTGTTCGCGCCAATGACTCGTCATtagatttttcaaagttaatgCCAGTTGATGAAAGGGAAACAGACCTGCCCTGGGCTGGCTTTACCCTGCGGCATAGCCAGTTCAATGACCTGGTCCGAGATTGTTTTCAAGAAGTTTCATTGGCTCCCGATCTTATAGAGCATGTCTTTGGTTGCACCGGTGGAATCATCGTCCAAGAGACGCCAGTTGATCGCGGTCTAGTGCTTAAGCCGGAAGTTTTAACTCAGCAAGTAACACATTCTTGGGCTTTCTATTTTATTAACTGTCTTTCCGAGAGACGGCGATCGCTTTTGTCATCCGCCACCGCCAATTCAGTAGAGAACCTCTATCAATCAGCTCAATTTCTGGATCTCTTGCATATCCCCCTTAGAATGGTTAGGAATTCGAAAGAGCTAAAACTAGGAGACTTTTTAACAAAGTTTCGCCTTTGTTCTTGTACGCGTTGCACTTTCGCTTCCGTTCTTTGCTGCACTGATGGCAAAATGATGGTGTACATCACAGACTTGGACCTTATGTGTGATAAACATACCAGGATGTTTACTGAAGCTGCGGCTGTAGTTTGTGATCAATCTGTTTCTGCAAAAATGTGTTCAAGCCAACCATGTTTAAAATTCTTAACATCCTTAAGCTGCATTTTCGATGGAAACCGAGAATTGCCGAAAGAACTTGGTGTCATGCTTAGAAACTGTAAACATTTGCAAGGAATTAGGTTTGGCGGAGACGGTGACTACGCAGTTTATTTTCTCGAGAAATTAGCACTTCCCGGAAAATTGTGTTTGACCATTAATGTTAACGGAGATGGATCAATTTCCTGGGGTTCTGtgaacgattttccatgttttcccTATACAGCACCAAGACCTGAAGAAAGTTTATGTCTTATTGCGGGCTTGCTTTGCACCTATTCTTTTGAAACAGCGATGGCAATCATAAGCAGTATCTCGCCTGAGAGATTGGGAGAAGTTTCACTTAGAAATGTCAACCTCACCACCTCCGCAGCTGCGACTCTCGGTAAATCACTTTCTAAAATGACTTACTTACGAAGGCTTCAGTTACGAGGGCAGCGTTATCGTCATGGCTGCAGTTTTCTGAAATTGAATACTCTTTTTGAAGGATTTAACAATGTACGGTGTCTAGAAGAACTTTATTTATCAGATTTTTGTGTCGTTGATTCCTTTGCTCCACTAACCGAGAAATTTCGCTTCTTTGCTGATTTAAAAATGTTAGTGCTTGAAGACGTAAACTTGGATGGAGATGGTTTGTGTCTTCTACTGGAAGGTTCTCGATTCCTTCCAAATCTGCAACACCTGGATCTGTCGCACAATCCACTTGGTCGTGCGGTAAGAGCTATCGCTTCCTACCTTGACAAACTTCCTGAGCTTAGGGAGCTTCTGATTCATAATAGGTCAAGAGATGGCTCTGAAGACTTGAAGTACGTTTGGAAAGCTGCCAAAGAATTACGTCCTGAGATTTCAGTAAAATGGGAAATGATGATGCTAGATTATGTAGACTAG
- the LOC140928589 gene encoding uncharacterized protein isoform X2 — protein MEDRHPKKQVNTLGKQIRKSASNIFQKWRKKPKTSAEGQSGGVGQAGTSTSFDAGASNVVQGASNNHGAGGEVSGAVGGVSHDQGASNAVQGADSGAGGEVSNASNEVHYDQGASASAVYKGSKNSGAIGSGASDSGKEVPHDKEFTNVKTSTLEDLRSKLADLYKRTAKVPTSVWSSVCQVELDQIYTRLSLVKKEKIPTGTLQSNLTDYSELFTSNKKGIVPKRILVQGETGIGKSTFVKKVALDWAKLVDDKDVVNEEMAALSKGRGGKKPSRKDHVGVSQAESSEARKHDDSSECHIDALKKFQLVITVPLKYVSKCQSFSDVLSCSRLIPKDEESLIDDLFTYVCNNQEKVLLVFDGYDEYRTGSVAEAQFGPRSTSPICEIFHRNELRDCTVLVTTRSSRADELQESADKHAKITGFYGGDQFAFMKRMLGSNSQVSELNRFLWEKSLFYLARVPLLNLFFCLLFRQDKEKMMELGKRKTPLYRAIIRYILQYSNKRLSPAKVYKVKEEDYQEILTEIGKVALESLLKGSQVFEYGQLSEKVRGEESVMVGLLQLSENEASLEPTEIVSFIHKSIQEYLAAWFIANRCVPQGNLGVIEKHAATLEDCRSIANVLQFVCGLSTEGAVKVLTHLSTVRANDSSLDFSKLMPVDERETDLPWAGFTLRHSQFNDLVRDCFQEVSLAPDLIEHVFGCTGGIIVQETPVDRGLVLKPEVLTQQVTHSWAFYFINCLSERRRSLLSSATANSVENLYQSAQFLDLLHIPLRMVRNSKELKLGDFLTKFRLCSCTRCTFASVLCCTDGKMMVYITDLDLMCDKHTRMFTEAAAVVCDQSVSAKMCSSQPCLKFLTSLSCIFDGNRELPKELGVMLRNCKHLQGIRFGGDGDYAVYFLEKLALPGKLCLTINVNGDGSISWGSVNDFPCFPYTAPRPEESLCLIAGLLCTYSFETAMAIISSISPERLGEVSLRNVNLTTSAAATLGKSLSKMTYLRRLQLRGQRYRHGCSFLKLNTLFEGFNNVRCLEELYLSDFCVVDSFAPLTEKFRFFADLKMLVLEDVNLDGDGLCLLLEGSRFLPNLQHLDLSHNPLGRAVRAIASYLDKLPELRELLIHNRSRDGSEDLKYVWKAAKELRPEISVKWEMMMLDYVD, from the exons ATGGAAGATCGTCACCCTAAGAAGCAAGTAAACACTCTTGGGAAGCAAATAAGAAAAAGTGCATCAAACATCTTCCAAAAATGGagaaagaaaccaaaaacatCAG CTGAAGGTCAATCTGGAGGAGTTGGGCAAGCTGGCACAAGCACAAGTTTTGATGCTG gtGCATCTAATGTTGTGCAAGGTGCAAGCAATAATCATGGTGCTGGGGGTGAAGTTTCAGGTGCAGTTGGAGGGGTTTCTCATGATCAAG GTGCATCTAATGCTGTGCAAGGTGCTGATTCTGGTGCTGGGGGTGAGGTTTCAAATGCAAGCAATGAAGTTCATTATGACCAAG GTGCCTCAGCTAGTGCTGTGTACAAGGGAAGTAAAAATAGTGGTGCCATAGGGAGTGGAGCTTCAGATTCAGGAAAAGAAGTTCCCCATGATAAAG AATTTACTAACGTGAAAACATCTACCTTGGAAGACTTGCGTAGCAAGCTTGCTGATCTCTACAAACGCACAGCCAAGGTACCCACGTCAGTTTGGTCTTCGGTCTGTCAGGTGGAACTTGACCAGATCTACACTCGATTGTCAttggtgaaaaaagaaaaaattccaaCTGGAACATTGCAGTCAAACCTGACAGATTATAGTGAGCTATTCACATCAAACAAGAAAGGTATTGTGCCTAAGAGAATTCTTGTGCAAGGGGAAACGGGAATTGGAAAGAGCACATTTGTTAAAAAGGTAGCGTTGGATTGGGCTAAACTCGTTGACGATAAGGACGTTGTAAACGAAGAAATGGCTGCTTTAAGCAAGGGCCGAGGGGGTAAGAAGCCATCACGTAAAGATCACGTGGGCGTTAGCCAGGCCGAGAGCAGCGAAGCAAGAAAACATGATGACAGCAGTGAGTGTCATATTGATGCGCTAAAGAAGTTCCAACTTGTTATTACTGTTCCTTTGAAATATGTGTCTAAATGCCAAAGTTTCAGCGACGTTTtaagctgttctcgtcttattCCAAAAGACGAAGAATCTTTAATAGATGATTTGTTTACGTACGTTTGTAACAACCAAGAGAAAGTTCTTCTGGTGTTTGATGGCTACGACGAGTATCGCACTGGAAGCGTAGCAGAAGCCCAATTTGGACCAAGAAGCACTTCTCCTATTTGTGAGATTTTCCACCGAAATGAGCTTAGAGACTGTACTGTCTTAGTAACCACGAGATCTTCGAGAGCTGATGAACTGCAAGAATCTGCCGATAAACACGCTAAGATCACAGGATTTTATGGAGGAGATCAATTTGCTTTTATGAAGAGGATGCTAGGTAGCAACAGCCAGGTATCTGAGCTAAACAGGTTCCTGTGGGAAAAGAGCCTGTTTTACCTTGCAAGAGTACCACTTCTGAATCTCTTTTTCTGCTTGTTGTTCAGGCAAGATAAGGAGAAAATGATGGAACTTGGCAAGAGAAAAACTCCATTATATCGAGCTATTATCCGATACATCTTGCAGTACAGCAACAAGAGACTTTCCCCTGCTAAAGTCTACAAAGTAAAAGAGGAAGATTATCAAGAAATCCTTACTGAAATAGGAAAGGTGGCGTTGGAAAGTCTTCTGAAGGGTAGTCAGGTGTTTGAATATGGTCAGCTGTCTGAGAAAGTACGTGGTGAAGAAAGTGTTATGGTGGGCCTCTTACAATTATCTGAGAACGAAGCAAGTTTGGAACCAACGGAGATAGTGTCCTTTATACACAAATCAATTCAAGAGTATTTAGCAGCCTGGTTTATCGCTAACAGATGTGTTCCCCAGGGTAATCTTGGTGTAATTGAAAAGCATGCCGCCACTTTGGAGGACTGTCGGTCAATTGCAAATGTTTTGCAGTTCGTGTGCGGTTTGTCCACGGAAGGAGCTGTAAAGGTGCTAACGCATTTATCTACTGTTCGCGCCAATGACTCGTCATtagatttttcaaagttaatgCCAGTTGATGAAAGGGAAACAGACCTGCCCTGGGCTGGCTTTACCCTGCGGCATAGCCAGTTCAATGACCTGGTCCGAGATTGTTTTCAAGAAGTTTCATTGGCTCCCGATCTTATAGAGCATGTCTTTGGTTGCACCGGTGGAATCATCGTCCAAGAGACGCCAGTTGATCGCGGTCTAGTGCTTAAGCCGGAAGTTTTAACTCAGCAAGTAACACATTCTTGGGCTTTCTATTTTATTAACTGTCTTTCCGAGAGACGGCGATCGCTTTTGTCATCCGCCACCGCCAATTCAGTAGAGAACCTCTATCAATCAGCTCAATTTCTGGATCTCTTGCATATCCCCCTTAGAATGGTTAGGAATTCGAAAGAGCTAAAACTAGGAGACTTTTTAACAAAGTTTCGCCTTTGTTCTTGTACGCGTTGCACTTTCGCTTCCGTTCTTTGCTGCACTGATGGCAAAATGATGGTGTACATCACAGACTTGGACCTTATGTGTGATAAACATACCAGGATGTTTACTGAAGCTGCGGCTGTAGTTTGTGATCAATCTGTTTCTGCAAAAATGTGTTCAAGCCAACCATGTTTAAAATTCTTAACATCCTTAAGCTGCATTTTCGATGGAAACCGAGAATTGCCGAAAGAACTTGGTGTCATGCTTAGAAACTGTAAACATTTGCAAGGAATTAGGTTTGGCGGAGACGGTGACTACGCAGTTTATTTTCTCGAGAAATTAGCACTTCCCGGAAAATTGTGTTTGACCATTAATGTTAACGGAGATGGATCAATTTCCTGGGGTTCTGtgaacgattttccatgttttcccTATACAGCACCAAGACCTGAAGAAAGTTTATGTCTTATTGCGGGCTTGCTTTGCACCTATTCTTTTGAAACAGCGATGGCAATCATAAGCAGTATCTCGCCTGAGAGATTGGGAGAAGTTTCACTTAGAAATGTCAACCTCACCACCTCCGCAGCTGCGACTCTCGGTAAATCACTTTCTAAAATGACTTACTTACGAAGGCTTCAGTTACGAGGGCAGCGTTATCGTCATGGCTGCAGTTTTCTGAAATTGAATACTCTTTTTGAAGGATTTAACAATGTACGGTGTCTAGAAGAACTTTATTTATCAGATTTTTGTGTCGTTGATTCCTTTGCTCCACTAACCGAGAAATTTCGCTTCTTTGCTGATTTAAAAATGTTAGTGCTTGAAGACGTAAACTTGGATGGAGATGGTTTGTGTCTTCTACTGGAAGGTTCTCGATTCCTTCCAAATCTGCAACACCTGGATCTGTCGCACAATCCACTTGGTCGTGCGGTAAGAGCTATCGCTTCCTACCTTGACAAACTTCCTGAGCTTAGGGAGCTTCTGATTCATAATAGGTCAAGAGATGGCTCTGAAGACTTGAAGTACGTTTGGAAAGCTGCCAAAGAATTACGTCCTGAGATTTCAGTAAAATGGGAAATGATGATGCTAGATTATGTAGACTAG